The following proteins are co-located in the uncultured Draconibacterium sp. genome:
- a CDS encoding proline dehydrogenase family protein produces MLNKLIANILPYMPKKLVWVFSKRYIAGETIEEGLLASKLLNEKGIEVTIDLLGEFINTLSEAEDNKNQYIEIITRFTSEGVKGNFSLKPTMFGLLIDKDVCYNYIREIAVLAAQKDSFIRIDMEDSQCVDMEIEMFRKLRNEFPKNVGLVVQAYLRRTHSDLEVLNDINSEAHPINFRLCKGIYVEPANIAFKKFEEVREHFLADLKYMFENKMYVGIATHDKYLVEESIKMIQELNIPKSMYEFQMLYGVTPELRQMIVEDGHRMRVYVPYGVQWFNYSTRRLKENPKMAQHIIKALFIRG; encoded by the coding sequence ATGTTGAATAAGCTAATTGCAAATATTTTACCCTACATGCCAAAAAAACTGGTGTGGGTTTTCTCGAAACGTTACATAGCAGGAGAAACAATTGAAGAAGGCTTACTTGCTTCGAAACTGCTCAACGAAAAAGGGATTGAGGTAACCATTGACTTGCTTGGCGAATTTATTAATACGCTGAGCGAAGCCGAAGACAACAAAAACCAATACATAGAAATTATTACTCGTTTTACTTCGGAAGGAGTAAAAGGAAATTTCTCGTTAAAACCAACCATGTTTGGTTTGTTGATTGATAAAGATGTATGTTATAATTACATAAGAGAAATTGCAGTTCTTGCTGCTCAGAAAGATTCGTTTATCCGGATCGACATGGAAGATTCGCAGTGCGTTGACATGGAAATTGAAATGTTTCGAAAACTACGCAACGAATTCCCTAAAAATGTAGGGCTGGTTGTTCAGGCATATCTTCGTCGTACACATAGCGATTTAGAAGTATTAAATGACATTAATTCAGAAGCACATCCTATAAATTTCAGATTGTGCAAGGGGATTTATGTGGAACCTGCAAACATTGCCTTCAAAAAATTCGAGGAAGTACGCGAACACTTTTTAGCAGATCTGAAGTACATGTTTGAAAATAAAATGTACGTAGGAATTGCAACCCATGACAAATACCTGGTGGAAGAATCAATTAAAATGATTCAGGAACTGAATATTCCGAAAAGCATGTACGAATTTCAGATGCTGTACGGGGTAACACCAGAGTTACGACAAATGATAGTTGAAGACGGACACCGGATGCGGGTATATGTTCCATACGGAGTGCAATGGTTCAACTATTCAACACGAAGACTTAAAGAAAATCCGAAAATGGCTCAGCATATAATTAAGGCACTTTTTATAAGGGGGTAA
- a CDS encoding nitroreductase family protein: MMQDLIRKNRSYRRFDSSVKISAEQVKAWIDLARLSGSGRNAQPLKYVVVTDEKMCDKIFPYIGWAGYLSEWKGPEEGERPVAYIAVLKDKKIADNHYCDDGIAMQSILLGAVEAGFGGCMIGSVNQRKVSILLDLPEHIELLWMIALGKPAEKVVIETAENDIKYWRDEEGVHHVPKRPLEEIILKTM, encoded by the coding sequence ATGATGCAAGACCTTATTCGGAAAAACCGGAGTTATCGCCGGTTTGATTCATCGGTAAAAATTTCAGCAGAACAAGTAAAAGCGTGGATTGATTTGGCTCGATTGTCGGGTAGCGGACGCAATGCACAGCCATTAAAATATGTGGTAGTTACAGATGAAAAAATGTGTGATAAAATATTTCCATATATTGGTTGGGCAGGCTATTTAAGTGAATGGAAGGGGCCGGAAGAAGGCGAGCGTCCGGTTGCCTACATTGCAGTATTAAAGGATAAAAAAATTGCTGATAACCATTATTGCGACGATGGAATTGCCATGCAAAGTATTTTACTTGGGGCAGTTGAGGCTGGTTTTGGCGGATGTATGATCGGATCAGTAAATCAACGAAAAGTATCGATACTGTTAGATTTGCCCGAGCACATTGAACTCCTTTGGATGATTGCTTTGGGTAAGCCGGCTGAAAAAGTTGTTATTGAAACAGCTGAAAACGACATAAAATACTGGCGCGATGAAGAGGGTGTGCACCATGTTCCGAAGAGACCGCTGGAAGAGATTATTTTAAAAACAATGTGA
- a CDS encoding GntR family transcriptional regulator: MSDFKFTIDQNSNILKFQQLVDAIMNSISQNELKQGDMLPSVNQIMKECQLSRDTVFKAYAELKKRGAVESVPNRGYFVTKKIIKVFLFLDTFKAYKEVLYHSFLRTLPKNISVDLHFHHYNIGVFDKIITESVGKYSKYIVMNFDHPKVPTIIKKIPKEQLLIIDWNINTTTKQSVIYQNFGEAVFKCFRNNLKAIKKYEEFIFYYPSFTYHPKEVVDHFKHFCTTFKIKHKVIFENDEFTIKPGSLYFLVSDRTLANFLDQCAENGYEPGNEVGVISYNETPMKKYVKNGITVISTDFELMGQKAAEFVSNGELMRFEVPTTLKIRPSI, encoded by the coding sequence ATGAGCGACTTTAAATTTACCATCGACCAAAATTCCAATATCCTCAAATTTCAACAACTGGTTGATGCAATAATGAACTCGATTAGCCAGAACGAGCTCAAACAGGGAGACATGCTACCTTCGGTGAACCAAATAATGAAAGAGTGTCAGTTGTCGCGCGACACGGTTTTTAAAGCTTATGCCGAACTAAAAAAACGTGGTGCAGTTGAATCTGTTCCCAACCGCGGATATTTTGTTACAAAAAAAATCATCAAAGTATTTCTGTTTCTCGATACATTTAAAGCGTACAAAGAGGTTTTATACCACTCGTTTTTACGGACGCTTCCAAAAAACATAAGTGTTGATTTGCATTTTCACCACTATAACATTGGGGTATTCGATAAAATTATAACCGAAAGTGTTGGTAAATACAGCAAATACATTGTAATGAATTTCGACCACCCGAAAGTTCCGACCATAATTAAAAAAATACCAAAAGAGCAATTGCTAATTATTGACTGGAATATTAATACAACCACAAAACAATCGGTGATTTATCAAAATTTTGGCGAAGCTGTTTTTAAGTGTTTTAGAAATAACTTGAAAGCCATTAAAAAATACGAGGAATTTATATTCTACTACCCTTCGTTTACCTACCATCCCAAAGAAGTAGTTGACCATTTTAAACACTTCTGTACCACATTCAAAATCAAACACAAGGTAATTTTCGAGAACGACGAATTTACCATTAAACCAGGTAGTTTGTACTTTTTGGTGAGCGACCGGACTCTTGCCAACTTTTTAGATCAGTGTGCCGAAAATGGTTATGAACCCGGAAATGAAGTAGGTGTGATTTCGTACAACGAAACACCTATGAAAAAATATGTAAAAAACGGGATTACTGTAATTTCGACCGATTTCGAGTTGATGGGACAAAAGGCGGCTGAATTTGTAAGCAATGGCGAACTCATGCGTTTTGAAGTGCCAACAACTCTAAAAATACGCCCTTCGATATAA
- a CDS encoding 4Fe-4S binding protein — protein sequence MAYKISDECIACGTCIDECPVDAIAEGDIYTIDPELCTDCGSCAEVCPVEAIAIDE from the coding sequence ATGGCATACAAAATTTCAGATGAATGTATAGCATGCGGAACTTGTATCGATGAGTGTCCGGTTGACGCGATTGCGGAAGGTGATATCTACACAATTGATCCAGAACTTTGCACCGACTGTGGTTCATGCGCAGAAGTTTGTCCTGTTGAGGCAATTGCAATTGACGAATAG
- a CDS encoding glycosyltransferase family A protein yields the protein MFADSYLNKNNNEPIIQSDAEPGTAIIVVIPCFREPEIKQTLESLKACHLPSCKVEVIVLINHSEIATPSVKEYNNATHAELTCWIENNEIEGLKFYAPAPIELKKKWAGAGLARKKGMDEAVRRFNKLDTPDGIVVSLDADTLVEQNYLVEIENYFQQNAKHVGATLAFEHQKEGLKPKQKEGILLYEKYLSYYKQSLDFTGYPYSLFTIGSAFAVRALAYVKRGGMNRRQAGEDFYFLQNLVQMGRVGEINTTRVYPSARLSDRVPFGTGPILQKWMNGEEDLTLSYNFQAFVDLKALFDVKNSLFKIDETAFENTLQNLPATVAEFIRIDGFWRELENLNKNCSALQTFQTRFYQTFNAFKILKYLNFAHETYFRKANLEEQLLLLNTAVLTQSNIK from the coding sequence ATGTTTGCAGATAGTTACCTAAATAAAAACAATAACGAACCGATCATTCAATCCGATGCCGAACCCGGTACAGCCATTATTGTGGTGATACCTTGTTTTCGCGAACCGGAGATAAAACAAACGCTTGAATCGTTAAAAGCATGCCACTTGCCGTCGTGTAAAGTGGAAGTAATTGTGTTGATCAATCATTCAGAAATTGCTACACCTTCAGTAAAGGAATACAACAATGCAACACATGCTGAACTTACCTGCTGGATTGAAAATAACGAAATTGAAGGGCTAAAATTTTATGCACCGGCACCCATCGAACTTAAAAAGAAATGGGCTGGTGCCGGACTGGCACGAAAAAAGGGAATGGATGAGGCTGTACGTCGTTTTAATAAATTGGACACACCCGATGGAATTGTGGTTTCGCTTGACGCCGATACGCTGGTTGAGCAAAATTACCTGGTTGAGATTGAAAATTACTTTCAGCAAAATGCAAAGCATGTTGGTGCAACTCTGGCTTTTGAACATCAAAAGGAAGGCTTGAAGCCCAAACAAAAGGAAGGTATACTTTTGTATGAAAAATACCTCTCTTATTACAAACAATCTCTCGATTTTACAGGCTACCCTTATTCTCTGTTTACCATTGGTTCGGCATTCGCAGTGCGGGCTTTGGCCTATGTAAAGCGGGGAGGAATGAATCGAAGACAGGCAGGTGAAGACTTTTATTTTCTTCAGAACCTGGTGCAAATGGGAAGGGTGGGAGAAATTAATACCACGCGTGTTTATCCATCGGCGCGTTTGTCGGATCGAGTGCCTTTTGGAACCGGACCTATTCTGCAGAAATGGATGAACGGGGAGGAGGATTTAACCTTGAGTTATAATTTTCAGGCTTTTGTTGATTTAAAAGCATTGTTTGATGTAAAGAATTCACTTTTTAAAATAGATGAAACAGCATTTGAAAACACGTTGCAAAATCTGCCTGCAACGGTGGCTGAGTTTATCCGGATTGACGGATTTTGGCGGGAGCTTGAGAATTTGAATAAAAACTGTTCAGCACTTCAAACTTTTCAGACACGTTTCTATCAAACTTTCAATGCTTTTAAAATTTTGAAGTACCTGAACTTTGCCCACGAAACTTATTTTCGGAAAGCCAATCTGGAAGAACAATTACTGCTGTTGAATACTGCCGTTTTAACCCAGAGCAACATCAAGTAG
- a CDS encoding YfcC family protein produces MLKKVPHTYVIIFALIVFCAVLTGLIPGGEFERNDVLVNGVERSVIKAGSFHFTDSKIQSWQIFSSFFDGFLRTTNIIALILLIGGSFWILNESKSIDLGIYSFLKFSKRWEKSKWLAGIGVNNLVLVGTMTVFSLFGAIFGMSEETIAFTIIFVPLAISMGYDSIVGVSMCFIAAALGFAGAFLNPFTVGVAQGLSDIPLFSGIEYRIFMWAVINLVGFTYILRYASKIRKDPKKSLVYTDDAYWRSHNQTTDETIPQIKSKSAWFALIVLAIGLILFSIRFPLSAILIGNSTFSLPAIPVATGLFLLSSLFALRHSVQYFILNLLTFTIVFLVIGVMGHGWYIKEIATIFLAMGIFSGIAANKSPNTITKLFLEGAKDILPAALIVGLARGIVVILEDGTVIDTILFYVSDSMKDFGKVGTLGIMYLIQTLLNVFIPSGSGQAALTIPIMSQISDLIGISRQATVVVFQLGDGFTNMITPTSGILIGVLGIARIPYEKWFKWIAPFMLILIVTGFLLLLPTAFLDLNGF; encoded by the coding sequence ATGCTCAAAAAAGTTCCACATACCTATGTCATCATTTTCGCTTTAATTGTTTTTTGTGCCGTATTAACCGGGCTGATTCCCGGGGGCGAATTCGAGCGAAACGATGTGCTGGTAAATGGTGTTGAGCGCAGTGTAATAAAAGCCGGTTCGTTTCATTTTACAGATAGCAAAATTCAAAGCTGGCAGATTTTTTCCTCGTTCTTTGATGGTTTTTTGCGCACTACAAACATTATTGCCTTGATTCTATTAATTGGTGGATCGTTTTGGATACTCAATGAAAGCAAATCGATTGACCTGGGAATTTATTCATTTCTGAAATTTTCGAAACGCTGGGAAAAATCAAAATGGCTAGCCGGAATTGGAGTAAACAACCTTGTACTTGTGGGCACAATGACCGTATTTAGCTTGTTTGGAGCCATTTTCGGGATGAGTGAAGAAACAATTGCCTTTACCATAATTTTTGTACCGCTGGCTATTTCAATGGGCTACGATTCAATTGTTGGTGTTTCGATGTGTTTTATTGCTGCAGCCCTTGGGTTTGCAGGTGCTTTTTTAAATCCGTTTACCGTTGGAGTTGCACAGGGATTATCCGACATTCCGCTATTCTCGGGCATTGAATACCGCATTTTTATGTGGGCGGTGATTAATCTGGTTGGATTCACTTATATTTTGCGCTATGCCTCTAAAATTCGGAAAGATCCCAAAAAATCACTGGTCTACACCGACGATGCGTATTGGCGTTCGCACAATCAAACTACTGACGAAACCATCCCGCAAATAAAATCAAAATCGGCCTGGTTTGCTTTGATTGTTCTAGCCATTGGCCTTATACTTTTTTCAATCCGGTTTCCACTAAGTGCGATTCTTATAGGAAACAGCACATTTAGTTTACCGGCTATACCCGTCGCAACCGGGTTATTTCTACTATCAAGCTTATTTGCATTGAGGCATTCGGTACAATATTTTATATTAAACCTGCTCACTTTCACCATTGTGTTTTTGGTAATTGGAGTTATGGGGCACGGCTGGTACATAAAAGAAATAGCAACAATCTTCCTGGCAATGGGAATCTTTTCGGGAATTGCTGCCAATAAATCACCCAATACCATAACCAAACTTTTTCTGGAAGGTGCAAAAGACATACTTCCGGCTGCGCTGATTGTTGGATTAGCACGCGGTATTGTTGTTATTCTAGAAGATGGGACTGTTATTGACACCATTCTTTTTTATGTATCAGATTCGATGAAAGATTTTGGAAAAGTGGGAACACTGGGTATTATGTACCTGATTCAAACCCTGCTGAATGTTTTTATTCCGTCGGGCTCGGGACAAGCTGCATTAACCATTCCAATTATGTCGCAAATATCCGATCTGATTGGAATATCGCGCCAGGCAACAGTTGTGGTCTTCCAGTTGGGTGACGGATTTACAAACATGATTACACCAACCTCCGGTATTTTGATCGGAGTACTTGGAATTGCCCGTATCCCTTACGAAAAATGGTTTAAATGGATTGCTCCGTTTATGCTTATACTAATTGTTACCGGATTTTTATTGCTGCTGCCAACTGCGTTTTTGGATTTGAATGGATTTTAA
- a CDS encoding ZIP family metal transporter has translation MNLDWLLEYNPIMLALFAALFTWAVTALGAAMVFFFKKINQKVLNSMLGFAAGVMIAASFWSLLKPAIEMTEARGETGWIPAVVGFLSGGAFLLIIDNILPHLHLGLKMDKAEGIKTTWKRSVLLVLAITLHNIPEGLAVGVAFGALASNPEAGALAGAVALAMGIGLQNFPEGAAVSIPLRREGFSRLKAFNYGQLSGAVEPIAAVLGAYLVLVVTPILPYALSFAAGAMIFVVVEELIPESQTGNETDLSTIGAMLGFATMMLLDVALG, from the coding sequence ATGAACTTAGATTGGCTTCTTGAATACAACCCGATAATGCTTGCATTGTTTGCTGCGCTTTTTACATGGGCAGTTACAGCTTTAGGAGCTGCTATGGTGTTTTTCTTTAAAAAAATCAACCAGAAAGTATTGAATTCGATGCTTGGTTTTGCAGCAGGAGTTATGATTGCAGCCAGTTTTTGGTCGCTGTTAAAACCTGCCATCGAGATGACGGAAGCACGTGGTGAAACAGGTTGGATTCCTGCAGTTGTTGGGTTTTTATCAGGAGGAGCATTTCTTTTGATTATCGATAATATTCTACCTCACTTGCATTTGGGTTTAAAAATGGATAAGGCTGAAGGTATAAAAACAACCTGGAAACGCAGTGTACTTTTGGTGTTGGCCATTACCCTGCACAACATTCCGGAAGGGCTGGCAGTTGGTGTGGCTTTTGGAGCACTTGCAAGTAACCCGGAAGCAGGTGCATTAGCCGGTGCTGTTGCATTGGCCATGGGTATTGGCCTGCAAAATTTTCCTGAAGGTGCTGCCGTTTCAATTCCTCTTCGTCGGGAAGGTTTTTCGCGTTTAAAAGCATTCAATTACGGTCAGTTATCGGGAGCAGTAGAACCCATCGCTGCAGTACTTGGTGCTTATTTGGTATTGGTTGTTACTCCTATTTTGCCTTATGCTTTATCGTTTGCTGCGGGAGCCATGATTTTTGTGGTTGTGGAAGAACTTATTCCTGAATCGCAAACCGGAAACGAAACAGATTTATCAACGATTGGTGCCATGCTTGGTTTTGCAACCATGATGCTACTTGATGTTGCTCTGGGTTAA
- a CDS encoding FGGY family carbohydrate kinase — protein MHLLGIDIGSSSVKVSLINGENGDLVASSFHPKQEMKITAHKAGWAEQSPELWWENMKLALADVLAESKVAPETIESIGISYQMHGLVMIDKNMDVIRPSIIWCDSRAAKYGDQAFDEIGGQRCLTNLLNSPGNFTASKLKWVKENEPDLFAKVYKIMLPGDYIAMKLSGEVQTTVSGLSEGIMWNFKENSMADLLFENYGFSSDIIPEIVPTFAVQGQVSEKVANELGLSSKTKISYRAGDQPNNALSLNVLNPGEIATTAGTSGVVYGVSDEIKYDPQSRVNTFAHVNHTAEQARLGVLLCINGTGILNAWLKRMVGENLSYEQMNELASKVAIGSNGVTILPFGNGAERVLNNKNIGSQLSGINFNIHDKGHLLRAAQEGIVFSFNYGMEIMQNIGINASVIRAGKANMFLSPIFRNTLAGISGATIELYNTDGSVGAARGAGVGSGYYKSFNEAFGSLTKLETIEPDLTKKAEYEAAYGNWKSLLEKFI, from the coding sequence ATGCACTTACTTGGAATTGACATCGGTAGCTCTTCAGTAAAAGTTTCACTTATCAACGGAGAAAACGGCGATTTGGTCGCTTCATCTTTCCATCCAAAACAAGAAATGAAAATTACAGCCCACAAAGCAGGTTGGGCAGAACAGTCTCCAGAATTGTGGTGGGAAAATATGAAACTTGCGCTTGCCGATGTGTTGGCTGAATCGAAAGTAGCACCCGAAACTATTGAATCAATAGGGATATCATACCAAATGCATGGTTTGGTAATGATAGATAAAAACATGGATGTTATTCGCCCTTCGATTATTTGGTGCGACAGCCGAGCTGCAAAATACGGAGACCAGGCTTTTGACGAAATTGGAGGACAACGTTGTTTAACCAATTTGCTTAATTCTCCGGGCAATTTCACCGCCTCGAAACTTAAATGGGTAAAAGAAAACGAACCAGACCTTTTTGCCAAAGTATATAAGATAATGCTTCCGGGAGATTACATTGCCATGAAACTAAGCGGCGAAGTTCAAACAACTGTTAGCGGTCTTTCGGAAGGAATTATGTGGAATTTTAAAGAGAATTCTATGGCCGACCTTTTATTCGAAAACTACGGTTTTTCGTCCGACATAATTCCTGAAATTGTTCCAACTTTTGCAGTACAAGGACAGGTTTCGGAAAAAGTGGCAAATGAACTGGGACTTTCAAGCAAAACAAAAATAAGCTACCGTGCCGGCGACCAGCCCAACAATGCACTGTCGTTAAATGTGCTAAATCCGGGCGAAATTGCTACAACAGCAGGTACTTCGGGTGTGGTTTATGGTGTTAGCGACGAAATTAAATACGACCCACAATCGCGCGTAAATACATTTGCACACGTTAATCATACTGCCGAACAGGCTCGTTTGGGTGTGCTGCTTTGTATTAACGGTACCGGCATATTAAATGCCTGGTTAAAACGAATGGTAGGCGAAAACCTGTCGTACGAACAAATGAATGAATTGGCATCCAAAGTAGCAATCGGCTCAAACGGAGTAACTATTTTACCTTTTGGAAACGGTGCCGAACGTGTTTTAAACAACAAAAACATTGGATCGCAATTAAGCGGTATAAATTTTAACATACACGACAAAGGCCATTTGTTGCGCGCCGCACAGGAAGGAATTGTATTCTCGTTTAATTACGGAATGGAAATTATGCAAAACATCGGAATTAACGCATCGGTTATCCGAGCCGGAAAAGCGAATATGTTTCTCTCTCCTATTTTCAGAAATACACTGGCAGGTATTTCCGGCGCTACAATCGAACTATACAATACCGATGGTTCGGTAGGTGCGGCACGAGGCGCAGGAGTTGGTTCGGGGTACTACAAATCGTTTAATGAAGCTTTTGGAAGTTTAACAAAACTGGAAACGATTGAGCCCGATTTAACTAAAAAAGCAGAATACGAAGCGGCTTACGGCAACTGGAAAAGCTTGCTCGAAAAATTCATCTAA
- a CDS encoding OmpH family outer membrane protein gives MKGTSLVVSVVLFVAVAVLYVLHFTGGEKSQTDKIERVASTGGLKIAYIKADSVILNYNLSLDLHDEFTKMQEAYTTEYGGKRQTFEKEAAAFQEKLQRGGFLTEQRAVQERDRLLGKEQEIQKLDQELSTKLAEIQQENNTKILDNLMAYLKEYNDQAGYDYIVNGSSILVGDEAHNITAKVLNALNEKYAAEKSE, from the coding sequence ATGAAAGGAACATCGTTAGTAGTTAGTGTGGTGCTTTTTGTAGCAGTAGCTGTTTTATATGTATTGCATTTTACGGGTGGTGAAAAATCACAAACTGATAAAATTGAACGTGTTGCCAGTACAGGTGGACTTAAAATAGCATATATTAAAGCTGATTCGGTAATCTTGAATTACAATTTGTCGTTGGATTTGCACGACGAATTTACAAAAATGCAGGAAGCTTATACCACTGAATATGGTGGCAAACGTCAGACTTTTGAAAAAGAAGCAGCTGCATTTCAGGAAAAATTACAACGCGGTGGTTTCTTAACTGAACAACGTGCTGTTCAGGAACGCGATCGTTTATTGGGAAAAGAACAGGAAATTCAGAAGTTGGATCAGGAATTATCGACTAAACTGGCCGAAATTCAGCAAGAGAACAACACCAAAATTTTGGATAACCTTATGGCTTACCTTAAAGAATATAACGATCAGGCTGGTTACGATTACATTGTAAACGGTTCGAGTATTCTTGTAGGCGACGAAGCACACAACATTACAGCTAAAGTATTAAATGCTTTAAATGAAAAATACGCCGCTGAAAAATCGGAATAA